In a genomic window of Roseiflexus castenholzii DSM 13941:
- a CDS encoding ABC transporter ATP-binding protein: protein MWDVPGRRRARRPFEPETAATWSERMAQIRDAFGNIPGAFRLVWRADRRSTIMMAILTLIAAALPAAQAWAGALIVDSVVNSFTARVDPLIGLEHALPFLGFELTLLLIGAASTQMRTFYEHVLNARLAHTINTEIIRKALALDLHYFEDASFYDKLQNARREADFRALGIINGSYNVVQNLLTLLSFAALLLAFSPLITLVLFGATIPAFVAQGRFSNLYFRLLTWRAPEFRRMQYLEHVLTVDSSVKEVKLFNLGEPLLKRYHDAFHVFFREDVDLARRRSFISVGLGALASLSYYGAYAWIVFLTIGGAITLGGMTFYLTLFRQSQGAFQGLFGSVTRLYEHGLFMENLFTFLGLQPQMTSAAQPVPVPPQLQRGLEFRNVSFRYPGRDDWALREINLTIAPGEKLALVGPNGAGKTTLIKLMTRLYDPTEGQILLDGVDLRDYDLDEVRRRIGVIFQDFVRYQLTVRENIGFGQIDHLDDAQRIGAAAQRGGADDVVAVLPGGMETMLGRWFENGFELSGGQWQKIALSRAFMRDGEVLVLDEPTAALDAEREYEIFQRFRELTAGKIAVLISHRFSTVRMADRIAVIEGGRITEIGSHAELLARGGTYARLFEMQAEGYR from the coding sequence ATGTGGGACGTTCCCGGAAGACGGCGCGCCCGCCGTCCGTTCGAGCCGGAAACTGCGGCAACCTGGTCTGAACGCATGGCGCAAATACGCGATGCATTCGGCAATATCCCCGGCGCCTTCCGTCTCGTGTGGCGGGCAGACCGGCGGTCGACCATTATGATGGCGATATTGACGCTGATCGCGGCAGCGCTTCCCGCAGCGCAGGCGTGGGCAGGCGCACTGATCGTCGACTCGGTCGTCAATTCGTTTACGGCGCGTGTCGATCCACTCATTGGTCTTGAGCACGCACTGCCCTTTCTGGGGTTTGAACTGACCCTGCTGCTGATCGGTGCGGCATCCACCCAGATGCGCACATTTTACGAGCACGTGCTCAACGCGCGCCTGGCGCACACCATCAATACCGAGATTATCCGCAAAGCTCTGGCGCTCGATCTGCACTACTTTGAGGATGCCAGTTTCTACGATAAACTGCAAAATGCCCGGCGTGAAGCCGACTTCCGCGCACTCGGCATTATCAATGGGTCGTATAACGTGGTGCAGAATCTGCTGACGCTTCTCTCGTTCGCGGCGCTGCTCCTGGCGTTCAGCCCGTTGATTACGCTGGTGCTGTTTGGTGCGACGATTCCAGCATTTGTGGCGCAGGGACGGTTCAGCAATCTCTATTTTCGCCTGCTTACCTGGCGCGCGCCGGAATTTCGCCGAATGCAATACCTTGAACATGTGCTGACCGTCGATAGCAGCGTCAAGGAGGTCAAACTGTTCAATCTGGGCGAGCCGTTGTTGAAACGCTATCACGATGCGTTTCATGTGTTCTTCCGTGAGGACGTTGACCTGGCGCGTCGCCGTTCGTTCATCAGTGTGGGCTTGGGCGCGCTTGCCAGCCTCAGTTACTACGGCGCTTACGCCTGGATCGTGTTCCTGACGATTGGTGGCGCTATTACGCTGGGCGGCATGACCTTCTATCTGACCCTGTTTCGCCAGAGTCAGGGTGCGTTTCAGGGTTTGTTCGGCAGTGTCACTCGCCTGTACGAGCACGGGCTGTTCATGGAGAACCTGTTTACGTTTCTGGGTCTGCAACCACAGATGACGTCGGCAGCGCAGCCGGTTCCGGTTCCACCACAATTGCAGCGCGGTCTCGAGTTTCGCAATGTGTCGTTTCGTTACCCAGGGCGCGACGATTGGGCGCTGCGCGAGATCAATCTGACGATTGCGCCGGGCGAAAAACTGGCGCTTGTCGGTCCGAACGGCGCCGGCAAGACGACGCTGATCAAGTTGATGACCCGTCTGTACGATCCGACTGAGGGGCAGATTCTGCTCGATGGAGTGGACCTGCGCGACTACGATCTCGATGAGGTGCGTCGTCGTATTGGCGTGATCTTCCAGGATTTTGTCCGTTATCAGTTGACGGTGCGCGAGAATATCGGCTTTGGTCAAATCGATCATCTTGACGACGCGCAGCGGATCGGCGCAGCGGCGCAGCGCGGCGGCGCCGATGATGTTGTGGCGGTGCTTCCTGGCGGCATGGAGACGATGCTCGGACGCTGGTTTGAGAATGGTTTTGAACTCTCCGGCGGGCAGTGGCAGAAAATTGCATTGAGTCGTGCGTTTATGCGTGATGGCGAGGTGCTGGTGCTCGATGAGCCGACCGCTGCCCTCGACGCTGAGCGAGAGTACGAGATTTTTCAGCGATTCCGCGAGTTAACGGCGGGAAAGATCGCAGTGCTGATCTCCCATCGATTCTCGACCGTGCGCATGGCGGATCGGATTGCAGTCATCGAAGGCGGGCGGATTACGGAGATCGGTTCGCACGCCGAACTGTTGGCGCGCGGCGGAACGTATGCCCGCCTGTTCGAGATGCAGGCAGAGGGGTACCGTTGA
- a CDS encoding MFS transporter, protein MTVRTSLQARATHLLIAPKAFYFFWFVALGSFMPFITLHYRSIGLDLAQIGVLLSLGGFLQIISPLWGLVADALRLRRLLLPVVIAGAVLPALLLGVTTDFWLIFALVTMMSLFFAPVAPLADSATLAALGNARERYGSQRVWGAVGWGLSTIAFGWAVERMGLGLIFWVYPIAGMLAALAALAMPRAELVTVNVAQAARRLLRDGRWARFLIGAMLIGCSGALMHGFFSLYMEDLGAGGEQIGLAYTIASISELPVMALSAFAIRRWGSRRLIIAAGGVYAVRMALYWAAPAPEWALAIQLLHGLCFASLWKSGVVEAQRLAPPGLEATAQSLFGMSVFGVAVALANTVGGVIYRDYGYGALFAAAALVAALGAFILALGREG, encoded by the coding sequence ATGACCGTGCGAACCTCTCTTCAGGCGCGTGCAACACACCTGCTCATTGCGCCGAAAGCATTCTATTTCTTCTGGTTCGTGGCGTTGGGATCGTTTATGCCATTCATTACGCTTCACTACCGGAGCATCGGGCTGGACCTGGCGCAGATCGGCGTGCTCCTTTCGCTGGGAGGTTTCCTTCAGATCATCAGTCCACTATGGGGGTTGGTTGCCGATGCGCTGCGTTTGCGGCGTCTCTTGCTGCCGGTGGTCATCGCCGGCGCCGTTCTTCCGGCGCTTCTCCTTGGTGTGACGACCGATTTCTGGTTGATCTTTGCCCTGGTAACCATGATGAGCCTGTTTTTTGCGCCGGTTGCACCGCTGGCGGATAGCGCCACGCTTGCGGCGCTTGGCAATGCGCGCGAGCGCTACGGCTCACAGCGTGTGTGGGGTGCGGTTGGCTGGGGACTCAGCACGATTGCCTTTGGCTGGGCAGTTGAGCGCATGGGGTTGGGGTTGATCTTCTGGGTGTATCCGATCGCGGGGATGCTGGCGGCGCTGGCGGCGCTGGCGATGCCACGCGCCGAACTGGTGACGGTCAATGTGGCGCAGGCGGCGCGTCGGCTCCTGCGCGACGGGCGTTGGGCGCGGTTTCTCATCGGCGCGATGCTCATCGGGTGCAGCGGCGCGTTGATGCACGGCTTCTTTTCGCTCTATATGGAAGACCTGGGCGCCGGCGGCGAACAGATTGGTCTGGCGTATACGATTGCCAGCATCAGCGAATTGCCGGTTATGGCGCTCTCGGCGTTCGCCATTCGTCGATGGGGATCGCGCCGGTTGATCATTGCGGCGGGCGGCGTCTATGCCGTCCGCATGGCGCTTTACTGGGCGGCGCCGGCGCCGGAATGGGCGCTGGCGATCCAGTTGCTCCATGGTCTCTGTTTTGCATCGCTCTGGAAGTCCGGCGTGGTCGAGGCGCAGCGCCTGGCGCCTCCTGGTCTGGAAGCGACGGCGCAGAGTCTGTTCGGCATGTCCGTGTTCGGTGTGGCAGTGGCGCTCGCCAATACGGTTGGAGGCGTCATCTACCGCGATTATGGCTACGGAGCGTTGTTTGCGGCGGCGGCGCTGGTCGCCGCGCTTGGCGCATTCATCCTGGCGCTTGGAAGGGAGGGGTGA
- a CDS encoding S8 family serine peptidase, protein MQRLLVFVALIFTLAPLPKPIAASDAADELVVRLAEGWALTASARVHGPFAAPLNALLAQADVREAQALGGGAYLLRFAHSFNHRTMIARLIRTPGVVYAERNHERQVLRVPNDEDIDRQWSLAVIQAFDAWNITTGSDIIIAILDTGVSPSHPDLRGRVLPGFDFVNNDDDPRDDDGHGTFTAGVAAAEGDNGIGAAGVCWRCRILPVKVLNRRGRGNDAAIAAGIRFAVDRGARIISMSFGGPDDSRVLREAVAYALERDVLLVAASGNGQAEGNLPNYPAAYPGVLAVSATGPDDAVTSFSTTGDFVALAAPGAGVWSTTWRRPTGDTYGFADGTSAACPHVAGAVALVWTVRPELAARQVAEVLMLGADDRGAPGKDPAYGYGRLNLFRALQVALDPNLLIRSRIEGVVRSVAPDQTTITLSSGQETRPDPNGFYRFENLPAGQYTIIARTPSGESLQHEVSLTGTALSVARVDFALDSAAVAGAAFAPVSPQRGAVYFPETGHTLRGVFLSYWRAHGGLPVFGYPISEEFIERGEDGREALVQYFQRHRFELRPENRPPYNVQLSRMGDIILRARGVDWFALPKGAPTSGCRYFPETGHSLCEPFLSAWRSNGLEFDRRRGASEAENLALFGMPISEPQIETLPDGRLILVQWFERARFEDHGPDGILFGLLGEELARVRGWR, encoded by the coding sequence ATGCAACGTCTGCTCGTATTCGTCGCGCTTATTTTCACGCTGGCGCCGCTCCCCAAACCCATCGCAGCCAGCGATGCCGCCGATGAACTCGTGGTGCGCCTCGCCGAGGGTTGGGCGCTCACTGCCAGCGCGCGCGTTCACGGTCCGTTTGCTGCGCCGCTCAACGCCCTGCTGGCGCAGGCTGACGTTCGTGAGGCGCAGGCGCTCGGTGGCGGCGCCTATCTGCTCCGGTTCGCGCATTCATTCAATCACCGCACGATGATCGCGCGCCTGATCCGCACACCCGGCGTCGTATATGCCGAACGGAACCATGAACGTCAGGTGTTGCGCGTTCCGAACGACGAAGACATCGACCGTCAGTGGTCGCTGGCGGTCATTCAGGCGTTCGATGCCTGGAATATCACAACCGGAAGCGACATTATCATTGCCATTCTCGACACCGGCGTGTCGCCGTCGCATCCCGATCTACGCGGGCGCGTGCTGCCCGGTTTTGATTTTGTGAATAATGACGATGATCCACGCGACGACGACGGGCACGGAACGTTCACCGCCGGTGTCGCCGCTGCCGAGGGGGACAATGGCATTGGGGCGGCTGGCGTCTGCTGGCGTTGCCGCATTCTTCCGGTGAAAGTGCTCAACCGGCGTGGCCGAGGGAACGATGCGGCAATTGCCGCCGGCATTCGGTTTGCGGTGGATCGCGGCGCGCGCATTATCAGTATGAGTTTCGGCGGACCGGACGACTCGCGGGTGTTGCGCGAAGCGGTTGCATATGCGCTGGAGCGCGATGTACTCCTGGTGGCTGCATCAGGCAACGGTCAGGCGGAGGGCAATCTTCCCAACTACCCTGCCGCTTATCCGGGCGTTCTGGCAGTATCGGCAACCGGACCGGACGACGCAGTCACGAGTTTTTCGACCACGGGTGATTTTGTGGCGCTTGCCGCGCCAGGCGCCGGAGTGTGGAGCACGACGTGGCGACGTCCAACCGGCGACACGTATGGTTTTGCCGATGGCACATCCGCCGCCTGCCCGCACGTAGCCGGCGCGGTGGCGCTGGTGTGGACGGTGCGCCCGGAACTGGCCGCCCGTCAGGTTGCCGAGGTGCTGATGCTCGGCGCCGATGATCGTGGTGCGCCTGGAAAAGACCCGGCGTATGGATACGGACGCCTGAATCTGTTTCGGGCGCTCCAGGTTGCGCTTGACCCCAACCTTCTGATCCGTTCACGGATCGAGGGGGTTGTGCGGAGCGTCGCTCCCGATCAAACCACGATTACACTGAGTTCCGGGCAGGAAACTCGCCCTGACCCGAATGGCTTCTACCGTTTCGAGAACCTTCCCGCCGGTCAGTACACGATTATTGCGCGCACACCCTCTGGCGAGTCGTTGCAACACGAGGTGTCGCTGACCGGCACGGCGCTCAGCGTCGCGCGCGTCGATTTTGCGCTGGATAGCGCTGCCGTTGCCGGCGCCGCGTTTGCGCCGGTTTCACCGCAGCGCGGCGCGGTCTATTTTCCCGAAACCGGGCATACGCTGCGCGGTGTTTTCCTTTCCTATTGGCGAGCGCATGGCGGGTTGCCGGTCTTTGGCTATCCGATCAGCGAGGAATTCATTGAGCGTGGCGAAGATGGGCGTGAGGCGCTGGTGCAGTACTTCCAGCGGCACCGTTTTGAGCTTCGCCCCGAAAATCGCCCGCCGTACAACGTTCAGTTGAGCCGCATGGGCGACATCATCCTGCGCGCGCGCGGGGTGGACTGGTTTGCGCTGCCGAAAGGCGCACCCACATCAGGGTGCCGCTATTTCCCCGAAACGGGGCACAGTCTCTGTGAGCCATTCCTCAGCGCATGGCGTTCCAACGGGCTGGAGTTCGACCGCCGGCGTGGCGCGTCGGAAGCCGAGAACCTGGCGCTCTTCGGCATGCCGATTTCTGAACCGCAAATCGAAACGCTGCCGGACGGTCGCCTGATCCTGGTCCAGTGGTTTGAGCGCGCGCGCTTTGAGGATCACGGTCCCGACGGCATTCTGTTCGGGTTGCTCGGCGAAGAGTTGGCGCGCGTTCGCGGATGGCGCTGA
- a CDS encoding PIG-L family deacetylase produces MTHNLTAYGIDSRWLRDHRSERRILFVYAHPDDESFGNAGTILRYTRDGVDVHYACATRGEAGDVPPEMLAGYADVGALRTVEQMCAAGALGLTGVHFLGHRDSGMAGSPDNQHPAALIRQPLTNVAGQIVALIRAIRPQIVVTFGPYGGYGHPDHIFCHRAATAAFEAAGNPILYPEQVNMGLDPWQPQRLYYSTFGTRFLSSVVIVMRLLGKDPARFGRNGDVDLVRAAREATPVTTSIDTSACFEQAMQARACHHSQGGGIGWLRRLPKPIQRRLNAVEHFTRVVPPWNGGAVEQDLFPRDQSP; encoded by the coding sequence GTGACTCACAACCTTACGGCATACGGCATCGACTCGCGCTGGCTGCGCGACCATCGTTCAGAGCGGCGAATCCTCTTCGTCTATGCCCATCCAGACGACGAAAGTTTCGGTAATGCCGGCACAATCCTGCGCTACACACGCGACGGCGTGGACGTTCACTATGCCTGCGCCACCCGCGGTGAGGCGGGAGATGTTCCTCCCGAAATGCTGGCAGGGTACGCCGATGTTGGCGCACTCCGCACCGTCGAGCAGATGTGCGCGGCAGGTGCGCTTGGACTGACCGGCGTGCATTTCCTGGGGCATCGTGATTCCGGCATGGCGGGTTCGCCGGACAATCAGCATCCCGCTGCACTGATTCGGCAACCACTCACGAACGTTGCCGGACAGATCGTGGCGCTGATCCGCGCCATACGACCACAAATCGTCGTCACGTTTGGACCGTATGGCGGCTATGGGCATCCTGATCACATCTTCTGCCATCGCGCGGCGACTGCGGCATTCGAGGCGGCAGGCAACCCAATCCTGTACCCGGAACAGGTGAACATGGGTCTCGATCCCTGGCAACCGCAGCGCCTCTACTACTCGACATTCGGCACACGCTTTCTCTCCTCGGTGGTCATCGTCATGCGTCTGCTAGGGAAAGATCCGGCTCGTTTCGGGCGAAACGGCGATGTGGACCTGGTGCGCGCCGCGCGCGAAGCAACGCCGGTGACGACGAGCATCGACACCTCGGCGTGTTTCGAGCAGGCGATGCAGGCGCGAGCGTGCCATCACAGCCAGGGTGGCGGCATTGGATGGCTGCGTCGTCTGCCCAAACCGATCCAGCGCCGCCTCAACGCGGTCGAACATTTCACCCGCGTTGTGCCGCCATGGAATGGCGGTGCGGTCGAGCAGGACCTGTTTCCGCGCGATCAATCACCCTGA
- a CDS encoding alpha/beta hydrolase, which translates to MPHVAPPALPVVYDARARCVTFFSPALGLSRSFYIYIPPDVDDDHPAPALYLLRGHEREWINPFEDSSRGGRNVIDVYEAQRAAGRIAPLVLVFPGTSSDDNRIPGMLLNMCAPHLAYGASGIGSGRFADYFFHDLIPYVESHFPVIAGGRARGIVGFSLGGAMALSVAARRPDLFACAGAYDGTFLYACNRGRSIRKQDRVVANPIFDAAYGVPRDRAFVAQHNAANLILRGNREALARITWIVAYGPESQEPWQSNYYRGEHLLACLRARGLANALDNPALPDGDHSWRTADRFMNLTLPLYDRALRQESLRAPDCVRHP; encoded by the coding sequence GTGCCACATGTTGCGCCGCCGGCGTTGCCGGTCGTGTACGATGCGCGCGCGCGCTGTGTGACGTTTTTTAGTCCGGCGCTCGGTCTTTCGCGGAGTTTTTACATCTATATCCCTCCCGACGTCGATGACGATCATCCGGCGCCGGCGCTCTATCTGCTGCGCGGGCATGAACGCGAGTGGATCAATCCGTTCGAGGATTCATCGCGTGGCGGCAGGAATGTCATCGATGTCTATGAAGCACAGCGCGCCGCCGGGCGCATTGCTCCGCTGGTTCTGGTCTTTCCTGGCACATCGAGTGATGATAACCGCATCCCTGGCATGCTGCTCAATATGTGCGCGCCGCACCTGGCATATGGCGCCTCCGGCATTGGCAGTGGTCGCTTCGCCGATTATTTTTTCCACGATCTGATCCCCTATGTCGAGAGTCATTTCCCGGTCATCGCCGGCGGTCGGGCGCGCGGTATCGTCGGTTTCTCGCTCGGCGGCGCGATGGCGCTGTCGGTTGCGGCGCGCCGCCCCGATCTGTTTGCCTGCGCCGGCGCATACGATGGCACATTCCTGTACGCCTGCAACCGGGGACGGAGCATTCGCAAGCAGGATCGGGTAGTTGCCAATCCCATATTCGACGCAGCGTATGGCGTCCCGCGCGACCGTGCGTTCGTTGCGCAACACAATGCCGCGAACCTGATCCTGCGCGGCAATCGGGAGGCGCTCGCGCGCATCACCTGGATCGTGGCATATGGTCCCGAATCGCAGGAACCCTGGCAGTCGAACTACTATCGTGGTGAACATCTGCTGGCATGCCTGCGCGCGCGTGGTCTTGCCAATGCGCTGGACAACCCGGCGCTCCCCGACGGCGACCATAGCTGGCGCACCGCCGACCGGTTTATGAACCTGACGCTGCCGCTGTATGATCGCGCACTGCGCCAGGAATCACTAAGGGCGCCTGACTGTGTCAGACACCCTTAG
- a CDS encoding serine/threonine-protein kinase — MPEINLIGRTIGRFEILSELGRGGMAVVYKARQTSPNRIVALKVLPPELSLDRTYIARFRQEADSAAALEHPNIVPIYVVDETEGLHYIAMKFIDGRTLKEVIQERGTLPLDETIRLMEQVASALDYAHSRGVIHRDIKPSNMMLDRSGWVYLTDFGLARGTGGGSGLTVTGTVMGTPEYMSPEQAQGLPNVGPPTDIYALGVVIYEMLTGHMPFKADTPLAMLVARLQQAPIPPRDVRSDLPLPVEDVIMRALARKPEARYQSAGELVAALRQAAGLGTGSMRSATPPLSPPVGTPLPYVRTMPTSPPAGTVAPRPQTLPVSPAYGAPAQPPSPPSGVPTIHAAPSESPASGVPTMNVPPGTLPPQQYTTQAPAKPKKGGGMGLIIGGIAALLLLAIGGVFLLRPSDSGGSAQVDAALTQANELFNQRGAFDQAIEAYQQVLNLDATNVDAHTRIALIYQMRSRYTDAEESARAAIAADSRAVLAHAVLAESLHSQGRYNEALDAADEAVAVDPDHPAGYASRAVIKAARALDDADAAMLSEAVDDAEMALDKAAGRENLLQALAHNARGVVYWYQYQFSNDQSMVARGGDEFNRAIGLQGQIAVFHSNLGYFYNDQGANALQRGNRQDAVALLDLARQQFERAQETDPAYGHAHAGLGWNLYYLDDYAGAVAEFDKALSINPQDTDAHLGKSYALLAFSPPDYDGAIATLEQAIAITPYRPDLFARLGWTHMSKGFSLPSGSSEQTSTYQRAEDRFREALDRNDRFVSALTGLGWAQSALGQYEQALDTLQQSLAIKDDQADAHFGVGWTYYNQGRFNDAEVSFRRAIEIAPNDGGNYYWLGLTLEQLGRVEEAKQAYRTAVEKGSRFAQQELDRLGG; from the coding sequence ATGCCTGAAATAAATCTGATCGGGCGCACGATTGGTCGCTTCGAGATTCTCTCCGAGTTGGGCCGCGGCGGCATGGCGGTAGTCTACAAGGCGCGGCAGACGTCCCCTAACCGCATTGTGGCGCTCAAAGTGCTGCCGCCGGAGTTGAGCCTTGATCGCACCTACATTGCCCGCTTTCGCCAGGAAGCCGATAGCGCCGCTGCGCTCGAGCATCCGAATATCGTTCCGATCTATGTCGTGGACGAGACGGAGGGATTGCACTACATTGCAATGAAATTCATCGATGGGCGCACCCTGAAGGAAGTCATCCAAGAGCGCGGCACACTGCCGCTCGATGAGACGATCCGGCTGATGGAACAGGTTGCCAGTGCGCTCGACTATGCCCATAGCCGGGGGGTTATCCACCGCGACATTAAGCCGTCCAACATGATGCTTGATCGCAGCGGATGGGTCTATCTGACCGACTTTGGACTGGCGCGCGGCACAGGGGGTGGCAGCGGGCTGACCGTCACCGGCACGGTGATGGGCACGCCGGAGTACATGTCGCCTGAGCAGGCGCAGGGTCTGCCGAATGTCGGTCCGCCGACCGACATCTATGCGCTCGGAGTGGTGATCTACGAGATGCTCACCGGTCACATGCCATTCAAAGCCGACACACCGCTGGCAATGCTGGTGGCGCGGCTGCAACAAGCGCCCATTCCACCGCGCGACGTTCGTAGTGATCTCCCGCTGCCGGTTGAGGATGTCATTATGCGTGCGCTGGCGCGCAAACCGGAGGCGCGCTACCAGAGCGCCGGCGAACTGGTCGCCGCGCTCAGGCAGGCTGCCGGTCTGGGCACAGGCTCAATGAGGAGCGCCACGCCGCCGCTTTCGCCGCCTGTCGGAACGCCGCTGCCTTATGTGCGCACCATGCCAACATCGCCGCCTGCCGGAACGGTAGCGCCGCGTCCACAGACTCTGCCGGTCTCGCCCGCTTACGGCGCGCCTGCGCAACCACCCTCGCCACCCTCCGGCGTCCCGACCATTCATGCCGCCCCTTCTGAATCACCCGCATCCGGCGTCCCCACGATGAATGTTCCACCGGGGACGCTGCCGCCACAGCAGTACACGACGCAGGCGCCCGCCAAACCGAAAAAAGGCGGCGGAATGGGGCTGATCATCGGCGGCATCGCTGCGTTGCTGCTGCTTGCGATTGGTGGGGTGTTTCTGCTCCGCCCTTCAGACAGTGGCGGCAGTGCGCAGGTTGATGCAGCACTGACGCAGGCAAACGAATTGTTCAATCAGCGCGGCGCGTTCGATCAGGCTATCGAAGCCTACCAACAGGTTTTGAACCTCGATGCCACAAATGTAGATGCACATACGCGCATTGCACTGATCTATCAGATGCGGTCACGCTACACCGATGCCGAGGAGTCGGCGCGCGCCGCGATTGCCGCAGACTCGCGGGCGGTGCTGGCGCACGCCGTGCTCGCCGAGTCGCTCCACAGCCAGGGGCGGTACAATGAAGCGCTCGACGCCGCCGATGAGGCGGTTGCTGTTGATCCCGATCATCCGGCGGGATATGCGTCGCGCGCGGTCATCAAAGCCGCGCGCGCGCTCGACGATGCCGATGCAGCCATGCTGAGCGAGGCGGTTGATGATGCCGAGATGGCGCTCGATAAAGCGGCGGGTCGGGAGAACCTGCTTCAGGCGCTGGCGCACAATGCGCGCGGTGTTGTTTACTGGTATCAGTATCAGTTCAGCAACGATCAATCGATGGTTGCCCGCGGCGGCGACGAGTTCAACCGCGCAATCGGACTCCAGGGGCAGATAGCGGTCTTCCATTCCAACCTTGGCTACTTCTACAACGACCAGGGCGCGAACGCCCTCCAGCGCGGCAACCGTCAGGATGCAGTTGCGTTGCTCGATCTGGCGCGCCAGCAGTTCGAGCGCGCTCAGGAGACGGACCCGGCATACGGTCATGCCCACGCCGGGCTGGGATGGAACCTTTATTATCTGGACGACTATGCCGGGGCTGTGGCGGAATTCGATAAAGCGCTCAGCATCAATCCGCAAGACACCGACGCGCATCTGGGCAAGAGTTATGCGCTGTTGGCGTTTTCCCCCCCCGATTACGACGGCGCCATTGCCACTCTCGAGCAGGCGATTGCGATCACGCCCTACCGTCCCGATCTGTTCGCGCGTCTGGGATGGACGCATATGAGCAAAGGATTTAGCCTGCCATCCGGCAGCAGTGAACAGACATCGACCTACCAGCGCGCCGAGGATCGTTTCCGTGAGGCGCTCGACCGCAACGACCGTTTCGTCAGCGCCCTTACCGGTCTGGGTTGGGCGCAATCGGCGCTTGGGCAGTACGAACAGGCGCTCGACACGCTGCAACAGTCCCTGGCGATCAAGGACGATCAGGCAGACGCACATTTTGGGGTCGGCTGGACGTACTACAACCAGGGGCGCTTCAATGACGCCGAAGTCAGTTTCCGCCGCGCGATCGAGATTGCGCCGAATGATGGCGGCAATTATTACTGGCTTGGGTTGACGCTTGAGCAACTCGGACGAGTGGAAGAAGCAAAGCAGGCATATCGCACCGCCGTTGAGAAGGGGAGCCGCTTCGCGCAGCAGGAACTCGACCGGTTGGGCGGGTAA